From Acetonema longum DSM 6540:
GACTTGATTGATTTTCACGATAGGCTTGACAAAAGATCTACCGAAAAAGAAGGTTAGAATAAGGCCAGCCGCCAAGGCGCTTACAGATAACCCCAGAAGAAGCCTGGTGAAAGTGTTCATTTCACTTTTGGCATCGGCTGCGGTTGTTGTCAAGAGCAATACCCAACGCTGACCGCCCGGCAGATCTATAGGGGCAAATAACCCAAACTGTTCTTCACCGCTGCTAAGCGACGAATATTGTACATGCATCTTTATGTTTTTATCAGCTGCCTCTTGAAATCCGTTTACGAATTCGGCGGCAAGCTTGGGAGCCGTTCCTGCCTTGCGCTGCAATTCAGCCGAGATTTCACCTGTTCGGATATTCATGTTGCCATTGCGTTCGGGATTCCTGGGATGAATAATATATTGGCCGCTGCCTTCTATCAGTACACCATAGCCCTTCTCTTTAAAGGTAATCCCGTTTATAAGCGCATCCATATGGTCCAGTGCATAAGTGCCGAATACAGCCCCGATAAGCTGTCTGCCCCGGAAAACAGGAACGCAAAATGTGACTGCCTGTTTATTAAGGGTATCGGAAAAGAAAATATCTGAAACATAGCTCGCCTGTAAAGCTACAACTTTTTTGAAATACTCCCGGTCACTGACATTGAGCGCATTGCCTCTGGCATTGATCCCGTTTCCGTCCGCCCGGGCAAAATAAATATTATTAAAATTGCTGAAATGATCCAATGCCTCTTTTAAAACCGGCTGTATTCTGGCTAAGTCACCGCTTCTCACCTGGTCAAAGCGGCTGATTCCTTCTAGCTGTGTAATGGCGGTATCGATTTGTTTTTGGATATTCGTAATTGCGCCGTCCGCAATAGCATCCTCCAGTTTATTCTGGCTAGCGGTTAAATGGGTATTGGAAACATAAAAACTACTCCCTGATACAATCAGCAAAGTAACGAAAATAAGTGCGCCGATAAGACTCGTGAGGCGAAATTGAATACTGTGTTTAAAGCTCATACAATATTAACCTCCGCTTTAGAATTTTTATTTCCACTAACTGTTTCTCCATAGTGGCTCTCCGGCCATCGTCAAAGCTCTAAGAGCGAAGTAAACAGCAGATTTGGATTATATGCTTTTGGGGAACGCTATCTCTTCGGAAAAATCTGCAAATTATATCCTATACAGTATAGATAACTTTCCGGGAAAAATAAAATACATATCTATGATGTTACGCAATAGAAAACCCAAATAACAAAAATGCGCCCCTGTCTGGGGCACAAGACGGAACCCGCCGGAGGTGCACAGCAATCCCGGCGGGTTCCGTGTATCATGCTGCTGTTTTACTGTCCGGAATATCCGGCGAGACGGTTTCGCGGATCCGGATACGGAGCTTTACCGCCTCTATTAAGTCAGTTTCGTACTCGTATTTATCGTACTATCCGTCGTGCCCCAATATAACGGGGTTCCCAATAGGAACTGTTCATCCGGTCAATAGCAACCCCCCGGCTGGAAGTAGCACTGACAAATTTTTTGTCTCCGAGATAAATGCCGTTATGAGACGCCCCGGGCGCATATGTGGTAAAAAACACCAAATCACCTGGCCGCAGTTGGTCATAGCGCACCGGCAGGCCGACTTCAAACTGCAGGTCGGCAGTACGGGGCAGGCGAATCCCATGCAGTGCGAACACATACTGGGTAAAACCTGAACAATCAAATCCATCGGGAGCACTGCCGCCCCAAAGATAAGGCACTCCCTGATATTGCTTCGCTGCAAAGAGAATCTGTCCGACATCGGCGCTGCCGCCTAAGCCGCGACTTGCCACTATATCATCGGAGCGCAGCGCACTCCAGGTACCATCACCAACAATTCCGTCTGGGTAGAGCCCGTTAGCGGCCTGAAAAGCCTTAACCGCTGCTTCCGTCTGCCTGCCAAATAGGCCGTCAGTCGTCCCGGCAGCATAGCCGAGATTGCTGAGCCGCTTTTGCAGCATAACCACGTCCGGACCGCTGTCACCCCGCCGGATCACTGCCGTCTCTGCACTCACCGGCGCCATACCGCTGCCAATCAGCACCAGCGATATAAGCATGATCACCTTTAGCAAGAAATGTTGTTGCAATTCTTTACCGCCTCCCCAGGCTTGTCTCCCCGTGATACCGATTGTACCAAATAAATATGACGAAATGATGATCGTAACAAATAAAAAACCGGGAATATTCCCGGTTTTTTACAAGCTTATTTGGGGTGACCGATTTTCCCGTTTAATATATCTCTGCTCAATATCTGAAGCATCTGCGAGCGACAGGCCTGGCATGAGGCGCTTTTTTGCGTATAAACCAAGGAGCAGCATGGCCCCGCGTTTCTTTTAAAATTTGGAAGAAATCAATTGACACTGATTATCATTATCATATATACTTTGTTTTATATCAGAACAAGCTGAATCCGTAGCGATTCCCAGGCAGGGAACATCAGAGGGAAGTTACGTGCGTTCAGTACCGTTTTGCCGCCCAGCCATTGCTATTGCGCCGGGAAAAGCAGGCTTTTCGGCATGAACCAGGGACCCTATATCGTAAAGGAGTGTAAGGGAACGGATG
This genomic window contains:
- a CDS encoding C40 family peptidase; its protein translation is MQQHFLLKVIMLISLVLIGSGMAPVSAETAVIRRGDSGPDVVMLQKRLSNLGYAAGTTDGLFGRQTEAAVKAFQAANGLYPDGIVGDGTWSALRSDDIVASRGLGGSADVGQILFAAKQYQGVPYLWGGSAPDGFDCSGFTQYVFALHGIRLPRTADLQFEVGLPVRYDQLRPGDLVFFTTYAPGASHNGIYLGDKKFVSATSSRGVAIDRMNSSYWEPRYIGARRIVR